A region from the Agrococcus sp. SL85 genome encodes:
- a CDS encoding GNAT family N-acetyltransferase, with protein sequence MTGLVVERADFAEPALLAFLQAHLDDMAPTAPPESQHALDARELQAPGVRLWVARSGGRIVGTVALAALEPAHEELKSMRTDPALRGAGVGSRMLRHALDDAASRGIARISLETGAQDFFAPARALYATHGFAPCPPFGDYWDDPLSAFMTRELAPGA encoded by the coding sequence GTGACCGGCCTCGTCGTCGAGCGCGCCGACTTCGCCGAGCCGGCGCTCCTCGCGTTCCTGCAGGCGCACCTCGACGACATGGCGCCGACCGCGCCCCCGGAGAGCCAGCACGCGCTCGACGCGCGCGAGCTGCAGGCGCCCGGCGTGCGCCTGTGGGTGGCCCGCAGCGGCGGCCGGATCGTCGGCACCGTGGCGCTCGCCGCCCTCGAGCCCGCGCACGAGGAGCTGAAGAGCATGCGCACCGACCCTGCGCTGCGCGGCGCGGGCGTGGGATCGCGCATGCTGCGGCACGCCCTCGACGACGCCGCCTCCCGCGGCATCGCGAGGATCTCGCTCGAGACCGGCGCGCAGGACTTCTTCGCGCCCGCACGCGCGCTCTACGCGACGCACGGCTTCGCCCCCTGCCCGCCCTTCGGCGACTACTGGGACGACCCGCTCAGCGCGTTCATGACCCGCGAGCTCGCGCCCGGCGCCTAG
- a CDS encoding SseB family protein produces MENTTLDALRGIPATDHDAAWAVVREAELVVPAVVQDPKDPASGRFLTIPHGELQLVVAFTATGRIGGFATRTKRHLRLTGAEVAAGAPTGYAIVLDPGHDDGRVFLPAVIAADAEG; encoded by the coding sequence GTGGAGAACACGACGCTCGACGCCCTGCGCGGCATCCCCGCCACCGACCACGACGCCGCCTGGGCGGTGGTGCGCGAGGCGGAGCTCGTCGTGCCCGCCGTCGTGCAGGATCCGAAGGACCCCGCCTCGGGCCGCTTCCTCACCATCCCGCACGGCGAGCTGCAGCTCGTCGTGGCGTTCACGGCGACGGGCCGCATCGGCGGCTTCGCCACGCGCACGAAGCGGCACCTGCGCCTCACGGGCGCGGAGGTCGCGGCGGGCGCACCGACCGGCTACGCGATCGTGCTCGACCCGGGGCACGACGACGGGCGCGTGTTCCTGCCCGCGGTCATCGCGGCGGACGCCGAGGGCTAG
- a CDS encoding ATP-dependent DNA helicase RecG, with protein sequence MRRPLERILTKPLATKLHKAFGMETVGDLLWHLPRRYAKRGELTPLASLVPGEHVTVVARVQSVETRQLAGRDGRGRPKTLTTVTITDGQSSIDLAFFSQSWVTGTLHQGVTALFSGTVGIYRDRRQLAHPLYEPFDDEAGVDAEAWAATPIPIYPATAQVTTKQLQGAIAIALDGLGPVPDAVPDDVRREHGVLPLGEALRTAHQPAEERDAFRSRHALAWHEAFLLQTYLLATRDWFDSLETRPREPGALLERFDAGLPWPLTDDQAATGEAILADLASGTAMHRLVQGEVGSGKTVVATRAMLAVAESGGQAALLAPTEVLAVQHLRSITRSLGPELAAELRPTLLTGQLPAAERKRALLRIAAGEARIVVGTHALLSERTTFAELALVVVDEQHRFGVAQREALRAKGVHPHTLVLTATPIPRTIAMTAFGDLDVSTIRTLPAGRSPIRSFVVDRAQDMQLFLRVWERMGEELAAGRQAFVVCPAISPGELEGIEAPEDDDGTPKPPIDDVETTVRRLAHVPALAGRRIAALTGAMSTDEKDAVMRAVAAREVDVVVATTVIEVGVDVPNATMMVVLSADRFGVSQLHQLRGRVGRGEHPGLCMLVTDADALSPARERLDAVASTLDGFALAEVDLEQRGEGDVLGSAQSGARSGLRVLRVARDGTIIEAARAAARAVLDADPALERHPVLRHAVHERLDPDARAALVTA encoded by the coding sequence ATGCGTCGACCGCTCGAGCGCATCCTCACGAAGCCGCTCGCCACGAAGCTGCACAAGGCATTCGGCATGGAGACCGTCGGCGACCTGCTCTGGCACCTGCCGCGCCGATACGCGAAGCGCGGCGAGCTCACGCCGCTCGCGAGCCTCGTGCCCGGCGAGCACGTCACCGTCGTCGCGAGGGTGCAGTCGGTCGAGACGCGCCAGCTCGCGGGCCGCGACGGCCGCGGCCGCCCCAAGACCCTCACGACCGTCACGATCACCGACGGCCAGAGCTCGATCGACCTGGCGTTCTTCAGCCAGTCGTGGGTCACGGGCACGCTCCACCAGGGCGTCACCGCCCTCTTCTCCGGCACCGTCGGCATCTACCGCGACCGACGGCAGCTCGCGCATCCGCTCTACGAGCCCTTCGACGACGAGGCCGGCGTCGACGCCGAGGCGTGGGCGGCCACGCCCATCCCGATCTATCCCGCGACCGCGCAGGTGACGACGAAGCAGCTGCAGGGCGCGATCGCGATCGCGCTCGACGGGCTGGGGCCCGTACCGGATGCGGTGCCCGACGACGTGCGGCGCGAGCACGGCGTGCTGCCGCTCGGCGAGGCGCTCCGCACCGCGCACCAGCCCGCCGAGGAGCGCGACGCCTTCCGCTCCCGGCACGCCCTCGCCTGGCACGAGGCCTTCCTGCTGCAGACGTACCTGCTCGCGACGCGCGACTGGTTCGACTCGCTCGAGACCCGCCCGCGCGAGCCCGGCGCGCTGCTCGAGCGCTTCGACGCGGGCCTGCCGTGGCCGCTCACCGACGACCAGGCGGCGACGGGCGAGGCGATCCTCGCCGACCTCGCCTCGGGCACCGCGATGCACCGGCTCGTGCAGGGCGAGGTCGGCTCCGGCAAGACCGTCGTCGCGACGCGCGCGATGCTCGCCGTCGCCGAGTCGGGCGGGCAGGCGGCGCTGCTCGCGCCCACCGAGGTGCTCGCCGTGCAGCACCTGCGCTCGATCACGCGATCCCTCGGGCCCGAGCTCGCGGCCGAGCTGCGCCCCACCCTCCTCACCGGGCAGCTGCCGGCCGCCGAGCGCAAGCGCGCGCTCCTGCGCATCGCGGCGGGGGAGGCCCGCATCGTCGTCGGCACGCACGCGCTGCTCTCGGAGCGCACGACCTTCGCCGAGCTCGCCCTCGTGGTCGTCGACGAGCAGCACCGCTTCGGCGTCGCGCAGCGGGAGGCCCTGCGGGCGAAGGGCGTGCACCCGCACACGCTCGTGCTCACGGCCACGCCCATCCCGCGCACCATCGCGATGACCGCCTTCGGCGACCTCGACGTCTCCACCATCCGCACGCTGCCCGCCGGCCGCAGCCCCATCCGCTCGTTCGTCGTCGACCGGGCGCAGGACATGCAGCTGTTCCTGCGCGTGTGGGAGCGGATGGGCGAGGAGCTCGCGGCCGGCCGCCAGGCCTTCGTCGTCTGCCCCGCGATCTCGCCGGGCGAGCTCGAGGGCATCGAGGCGCCCGAGGACGACGACGGCACGCCCAAGCCGCCGATCGACGACGTCGAGACCACGGTCCGCCGGCTCGCGCACGTGCCGGCGCTCGCGGGCCGGCGCATCGCCGCGCTCACGGGCGCGATGTCCACCGACGAGAAGGATGCGGTGATGCGCGCCGTCGCCGCCCGCGAGGTCGACGTCGTGGTCGCCACGACCGTCATCGAGGTGGGCGTCGACGTGCCGAACGCGACGATGATGGTCGTGCTCTCGGCCGATCGCTTCGGCGTCTCGCAGCTGCACCAGCTGCGCGGCCGCGTGGGCCGCGGCGAGCACCCGGGCCTGTGCATGCTCGTGACCGACGCCGACGCGCTCTCGCCCGCCCGCGAGCGGCTCGACGCCGTCGCCTCGACGCTCGACGGCTTCGCGCTCGCCGAGGTCGACCTCGAGCAGCGCGGCGAGGGCGACGTGCTCGGCAGCGCGCAGTCGGGCGCCCGCAGCGGCCTGCGCGTGCTGCGCGTCGCCCGCGACGGCACGATCATCGAGGCCGCGCGCGCCGCGGCCCGTGCCGTGCTCGACGCCGACCCGGCCCTCGAGCGCCACCCGGTCCTCCGGCATGCGGTGCACGAGCGGCTCGACCCCGACGCCCGCGCCGCGCTCGTCACCGCCTGA
- the cofE gene encoding coenzyme F420-0:L-glutamate ligase, with amino-acid sequence MSDLELVALRGIREVRPGDDLPGILADALAPHGPREGDILVVTSKVVSKAEGRVRPADEREQAITEESVRLVASRAHPGGITRIVEHRTGLVLAAAGVDASNTDDGTILLLPIDSDASALAIATHLRERFGVALGVVVSDTLGRAWRVGQTDVAIGAAGVRVLEPLAGQLDAGGRPLVVTAPAIADEIAAAADLVAGKADGVPAVLVRGLGRHVGDLTEPGASRLVRRSGDDMFRLGSDEAYRAGREAGRIEGIAEAGGRHGG; translated from the coding sequence ATGAGCGACCTCGAGCTCGTCGCGCTCCGGGGGATCCGCGAGGTCCGGCCGGGCGACGACCTCCCGGGCATCCTCGCCGACGCGCTCGCCCCGCACGGCCCGCGCGAGGGCGACATCCTCGTCGTCACGAGCAAGGTCGTCTCGAAGGCCGAGGGCCGCGTGCGCCCCGCCGACGAGCGCGAGCAGGCGATCACCGAGGAATCGGTGCGGCTCGTCGCGAGCCGCGCGCACCCCGGCGGCATCACCCGCATCGTCGAGCACCGCACGGGCCTCGTGCTCGCCGCCGCGGGCGTCGACGCCTCGAACACCGACGACGGCACGATCCTGCTGCTGCCGATCGACTCCGACGCCTCCGCGCTCGCGATCGCCACGCACCTGCGCGAGCGGTTCGGCGTGGCGCTCGGCGTGGTCGTCTCCGACACCCTCGGCCGTGCGTGGCGCGTCGGCCAGACCGACGTCGCGATCGGCGCGGCGGGCGTGCGCGTGCTCGAGCCGCTCGCGGGCCAGCTCGACGCGGGCGGGCGACCGCTCGTCGTGACCGCCCCTGCGATCGCCGACGAGATCGCGGCGGCTGCCGACCTCGTCGCGGGCAAGGCCGATGGCGTGCCCGCGGTGCTCGTGCGCGGCCTCGGCCGCCACGTCGGGGACCTCACGGAGCCGGGAGCCAGCCGCCTCGTGCGACGATCCGGGGACGACATGTTCCGGCTCGGCAGCGACGAGGCCTACCGGGCGGGCCGCGAGGCCGGTCGCATCGAGGGGATCGCCGAGGCTGGAGGACGCCATGGAGGCTGA
- a CDS encoding DUF58 domain-containing protein, whose protein sequence is MARRERPRARPTGRGVMLALAGLGLLLAAYWERQGMLLVPAALCLGVVALGWWWALEPAGRVRLGVPGVVEEGQGATIRIVGDARHARARWSTHGPGDDRSLLLEGHLDDAGRAEVPLGEQPRGRWRLAPVDVVALDPFRVVRTIRTVDPGASLVVGPATLDVAPATLRSDRDSGREARSRTADSVDAMVREWRPGDPRRRVHWRQSAKRGQLMVRQESNPAVDDHVVVVATALAEGLGREAEDRLARAACSIVRSLAGRDGAVVVRETGAPSIGAAAQGPVMWRDRDAALAAFATMAASPAAPAERPGTEEAVPAHVVALQESAPERWTLAPGSTLWLVADPWAAARAVSPGSRVRVRRWIDGVGPARELS, encoded by the coding sequence ATGGCCCGCCGCGAGCGCCCCCGAGCGCGCCCCACGGGCCGCGGGGTCATGCTCGCGCTCGCGGGCCTCGGGCTCCTGCTCGCGGCCTACTGGGAGCGGCAGGGGATGCTCCTCGTGCCCGCGGCGCTGTGCCTCGGCGTCGTCGCGCTCGGCTGGTGGTGGGCGCTCGAGCCCGCGGGCCGCGTCCGCCTGGGCGTGCCGGGCGTCGTGGAGGAGGGGCAGGGCGCGACGATCCGGATCGTCGGCGACGCCCGGCACGCGCGCGCCCGCTGGAGCACGCACGGACCCGGTGACGACCGCTCGCTGCTGCTCGAGGGGCACCTCGACGACGCGGGCCGCGCCGAGGTGCCGCTCGGCGAGCAGCCCCGCGGCCGGTGGCGGCTCGCGCCCGTCGACGTCGTCGCGCTCGACCCCTTCCGCGTCGTGCGCACCATCCGCACCGTCGATCCGGGCGCGAGCCTCGTCGTCGGCCCCGCGACGCTCGACGTCGCCCCCGCGACGCTGCGCTCCGACCGCGACTCCGGCAGGGAGGCGCGCTCCCGCACCGCCGACAGCGTCGACGCGATGGTGCGCGAGTGGCGGCCCGGCGATCCGCGCCGGCGCGTGCACTGGCGGCAGAGCGCGAAGCGCGGGCAGCTCATGGTGCGGCAGGAGTCGAACCCGGCGGTCGACGACCACGTCGTCGTCGTCGCGACGGCGCTCGCCGAGGGCCTCGGTCGCGAGGCCGAGGACCGGCTCGCGCGCGCGGCGTGCTCGATCGTGCGCTCGCTCGCGGGCCGGGACGGGGCCGTCGTCGTGCGCGAGACGGGCGCGCCGAGCATCGGCGCAGCCGCGCAGGGGCCCGTCATGTGGCGCGACCGCGACGCGGCGCTCGCGGCCTTCGCGACGATGGCGGCCTCCCCGGCGGCGCCCGCGGAGCGGCCCGGCACCGAGGAGGCCGTGCCGGCGCACGTCGTGGCGCTGCAGGAGTCGGCGCCCGAGCGCTGGACGCTCGCGCCCGGCTCCACCCTGTGGCTCGTCGCCGACCCGTGGGCGGCCGCCCGCGCCGTGTCGCCCGGCTCGCGCGTGCGCGTGCGCCGGTGGATCGACGGCGTGGGGCCCGCGAGGGAGCTCTCGTGA
- a CDS encoding ABC transporter permease, whose product MLDDVRMPLGDWVESGVDWITDHLGVVFDVVKAVVSTLYDGAEWALTEPPALVIILLLALLGFAVRGWRMGVGTIVGLLVIVLVNQWDNAMATLALTIVAALLALVIAIPLGIWAARDDRVSTVVRPVLDFLQTMPAFVYLIPAIILFSIGVVPGIIATIAFAMAPGVRLTELGIRGVNSEIVEAGHAFGASPGRILRQIQLPLALPTIMTGVNQIIMLSLSMVVIAAMVGAGGLGQPIVQALQRIDVGLGAEAGLSVVILAIVLDRTTNALGDLKAHSPIARLRAQRGSSRPAAQQPAATDAVAAQRG is encoded by the coding sequence ATGCTCGATGACGTCCGCATGCCGCTCGGCGACTGGGTGGAGTCCGGCGTCGACTGGATCACCGACCACCTCGGCGTCGTCTTCGACGTCGTCAAGGCCGTCGTCTCCACCCTCTACGACGGCGCCGAGTGGGCGCTCACCGAGCCGCCCGCCCTCGTGATCATCCTGCTGCTCGCCCTGCTCGGCTTCGCCGTGCGCGGCTGGAGGATGGGCGTCGGCACGATCGTCGGGCTCCTCGTGATCGTGCTCGTGAACCAGTGGGACAACGCCATGGCGACCCTCGCGCTCACGATCGTCGCGGCGCTCCTGGCGCTCGTCATCGCGATCCCGCTCGGCATCTGGGCGGCCCGCGACGACCGCGTCTCGACGGTCGTGCGCCCGGTGCTCGACTTCCTGCAGACGATGCCCGCCTTCGTCTACCTGATCCCCGCGATCATCCTGTTCAGCATCGGCGTCGTGCCCGGCATCATCGCCACGATCGCCTTCGCGATGGCGCCCGGCGTGCGCCTCACCGAGCTCGGCATCCGCGGCGTGAACTCGGAGATCGTCGAGGCCGGCCACGCCTTCGGCGCCTCGCCCGGCCGCATCCTGCGCCAGATCCAGCTGCCGCTCGCGCTGCCGACGATCATGACGGGCGTCAACCAGATCATCATGCTGTCGCTGTCGATGGTCGTCATCGCCGCGATGGTCGGCGCCGGCGGCCTGGGCCAGCCGATCGTGCAGGCGCTGCAGCGCATCGACGTCGGGCTCGGCGCCGAGGCGGGCCTGTCGGTCGTGATCCTGGCGATCGTGCTCGACCGCACGACCAACGCGCTCGGCGACCTGAAGGCGCACAGCCCGATCGCCAGGCTTCGGGCGCAGCGCGGCTCCTCGCGGCCCGCCGCGCAGCAGCCTGCTGCCACGGACGCGGTCGCAGCGCAGCGGGGCTGA
- the coaD gene encoding pantetheine-phosphate adenylyltransferase: MPRIAVVPGSFDPVTLGHLDVIARAARIFDEVHVVVTHNPGKRAFLPVPEREALIERSIEEARIEGAAIRIANWSMGLLVDYCQQVGAEVLVKGIRSSTDLQYETPMSIVNRNLAGVETIFMLPDPENAHVSSSLVRQVSELGGDISPYVPRAVATFLQSR; the protein is encoded by the coding sequence ATGCCTCGCATCGCCGTCGTGCCCGGTTCGTTCGACCCCGTCACCCTGGGGCACCTGGACGTCATCGCGCGCGCGGCCCGCATCTTCGACGAGGTGCACGTCGTCGTCACGCACAACCCGGGCAAGCGCGCCTTCCTGCCGGTGCCCGAGCGCGAGGCGCTCATCGAGCGCTCGATCGAGGAGGCGCGCATCGAGGGCGCCGCCATCCGGATCGCCAACTGGTCGATGGGCCTGCTCGTCGACTACTGCCAGCAGGTCGGCGCCGAGGTGCTCGTGAAGGGCATCCGCTCGAGCACCGACCTGCAGTACGAGACGCCCATGTCGATCGTCAACCGCAACCTCGCGGGCGTCGAGACGATCTTCATGCTCCCCGACCCCGAGAACGCGCACGTCTCCTCGAGCCTCGTGCGCCAGGTCTCGGAGCTGGGCGGCGACATCAGCCCCTACGTGCCGCGGGCGGTCGCCACCTTCCTCCAGTCGCGATGA
- the thiL gene encoding thiamine-phosphate kinase: MGDEPDARTLAEAGELEALARILPLLPAGDALVGPGDDAAVVPAPDGRFVVTTDTMLEGADFRLGWSSWHDLGWKAVATNLIDVAAMGARPTSLVVALAVPPATRVADLEDLARGLADGVAAMAPGCGVVGGDLGTAAAAVVAVTAFGDLEGRAAVLRSGARPGDELWVVGRLGHAAAGLARLFAEGVDAEGAEDPAAVARLRAEDPRIAAQLAPVSPVAAGTRLADLGATAMLDVSDGLALDAARIARASGARILLDAAAVARAAEGAPLEAALHGGEDHALLLTVPAGTAMPAELGGHVVRRIGHVEAGAPSVQLGDRRCRRAAGIPTAAARRRARARGS, translated from the coding sequence ATGGGGGATGAGCCGGACGCGCGGACGCTCGCGGAGGCGGGCGAGCTCGAGGCGCTCGCGCGCATCCTCCCGCTGCTGCCCGCGGGCGACGCGCTCGTCGGTCCCGGCGACGACGCGGCGGTCGTGCCCGCGCCCGACGGCCGCTTCGTCGTCACGACCGACACGATGCTCGAGGGCGCCGACTTCCGGCTCGGCTGGTCGTCCTGGCACGACCTCGGCTGGAAGGCCGTCGCCACCAACCTCATCGACGTCGCCGCGATGGGCGCCCGCCCCACCTCGCTCGTCGTCGCCCTCGCGGTGCCGCCCGCGACGCGCGTGGCCGACCTCGAGGACCTCGCGCGCGGCCTCGCGGACGGCGTGGCCGCGATGGCCCCCGGGTGCGGCGTCGTCGGCGGCGACCTCGGCACCGCCGCCGCGGCCGTCGTCGCCGTGACGGCCTTCGGCGACCTCGAGGGCCGCGCCGCCGTGCTGCGCTCGGGTGCCCGGCCGGGCGACGAGCTGTGGGTCGTCGGGCGCCTGGGCCATGCCGCGGCCGGGCTCGCGCGGCTCTTCGCAGAGGGCGTCGACGCCGAGGGCGCCGAGGATCCCGCGGCCGTCGCGCGCCTGCGGGCCGAGGATCCGCGGATCGCGGCGCAGCTCGCGCCCGTCTCGCCCGTCGCCGCCGGCACCCGCCTCGCCGACCTCGGCGCGACGGCGATGCTCGACGTCTCCGACGGCCTCGCGCTCGACGCGGCGCGCATCGCCCGCGCCTCGGGCGCGCGCATCCTGCTCGACGCCGCGGCGGTCGCCCGCGCCGCGGAGGGCGCGCCGCTCGAGGCCGCCCTGCACGGCGGCGAGGACCACGCGCTGCTGCTCACGGTGCCGGCGGGCACGGCGATGCCCGCCGAGCTCGGCGGCCACGTCGTGCGGCGCATCGGGCACGTGGAGGCGGGGGCGCCGAGCGTGCAGCTCGGGGATCGCCGCTGCCGCCGCGCGGCTGGGATCCCTACCGCGGCCGCTAGGCGCCGGGCGCGAGCTCGCGGGTCATGA
- a CDS encoding quaternary amine ABC transporter ATP-binding protein: MTSPSPHEAAPPEPDVALRVDGLTKVFGRRPKEALERLRAGATREEVAKLGTAAVIDASFAVRRGEIFVVMGLSGSGKSTLIRMLNGLLETTGGTVEIGGEAVTGIDAKRLRAVRRSQVSMVFQHFALLPHRTVLENVAYGLEVQGVARARREELAHDVIRRVGLEAWASRMPGELSGGMQQRVGIARVLCADTPVLLMDEAFSALDPLIRREMQEQLVELQAELGKTIVFITHDLNEAMFLGDRIAVMRDGRIVQIGSPEEILTDPANDYVAQFVQDVDRARVLTAASVMEPPAAAVPLTVGPRGALKAMRDAQTSTLLVTGPGRTVQGAVRDRDVLRAVQRGERELHPLVDAGVQQVAPETSLAELPELAITSGLPLAVVGDGGRLLGVIPRVMLLAALGNVPTDTSELQVVDLPPALDATLVAQTLDAAPEVHDAR, translated from the coding sequence ATGACATCACCGAGCCCGCACGAGGCCGCGCCGCCCGAGCCCGACGTCGCCCTGCGCGTCGACGGCCTCACGAAGGTGTTCGGCCGCCGCCCCAAGGAGGCCCTCGAGCGCCTGCGCGCCGGGGCCACCCGCGAGGAGGTCGCGAAGCTCGGCACCGCCGCCGTGATCGACGCGTCGTTCGCGGTGCGGCGCGGCGAGATCTTCGTCGTCATGGGGCTCTCGGGCTCGGGCAAGTCGACGCTCATCCGCATGCTCAACGGCCTGCTCGAGACCACGGGCGGCACGGTCGAGATCGGCGGCGAGGCCGTCACCGGCATCGACGCGAAGCGGCTGCGCGCCGTGCGCCGCTCGCAGGTCTCGATGGTGTTCCAGCACTTCGCGCTGCTCCCCCACCGCACCGTGCTCGAGAACGTCGCCTACGGGCTCGAGGTGCAGGGCGTCGCCCGCGCGCGCCGCGAGGAGCTCGCGCACGACGTCATCCGCCGCGTCGGCCTCGAGGCCTGGGCATCGCGCATGCCGGGCGAGCTCTCGGGCGGCATGCAGCAGCGCGTCGGCATCGCGCGGGTGCTCTGCGCCGACACCCCGGTGCTGCTCATGGACGAGGCCTTCAGCGCCCTCGACCCGCTCATCCGCCGCGAGATGCAGGAGCAGCTCGTCGAGCTGCAGGCCGAGCTCGGCAAGACCATCGTCTTCATCACCCACGACCTCAACGAGGCGATGTTCCTCGGCGACCGGATCGCGGTGATGCGCGACGGGCGGATCGTGCAGATCGGCAGCCCTGAGGAGATCCTCACCGACCCCGCGAACGACTACGTCGCGCAGTTCGTGCAGGACGTCGACCGCGCCCGCGTGCTCACCGCCGCCTCCGTCATGGAGCCGCCGGCCGCGGCCGTGCCGCTCACGGTCGGCCCGCGCGGCGCCCTCAAGGCGATGCGCGACGCGCAGACCTCGACGCTGCTCGTCACCGGCCCCGGCCGCACCGTGCAGGGCGCCGTGCGCGACCGCGACGTGCTGCGCGCCGTGCAGCGCGGCGAGCGCGAGCTCCACCCCCTCGTCGACGCCGGCGTGCAGCAGGTGGCGCCCGAGACCTCGCTCGCCGAGCTGCCGGAGCTCGCCATCACGAGCGGCCTGCCGCTCGCGGTGGTCGGCGACGGCGGCCGGCTGCTGGGCGTCATCCCCCGCGTGATGCTGCTCGCGGCGCTCGGCAACGTGCCCACCGACACCTCGGAGCTGCAGGTCGTCGACCTGCCGCCCGCCCTCGACGCGACGCTCGTCGCGCAGACCCTCGACGCCGCCCCGGAGGTGCACGATGCTCGATGA
- a CDS encoding exonuclease domain-containing protein: MALDFTAIDFETANGNAASACAVGLVKVAGGRVVDRWSTLIRPPAPFDEFWEWNVRIHGIEAADVVGAPEWPEVQARILAFGDGDVYVAHNAGFDRGVMRAAAKAAHLAVPEMRWTDSLRIARKTYHLDSYRLPVAAMAAGFEDFEHHDAAGDAAACAAIVVHAAARHECDGIEALVQRCTSAIHEIGERHEAVAELAAARRAAERERPWWQ; encoded by the coding sequence ATGGCGCTCGACTTCACCGCGATCGACTTCGAGACCGCCAACGGCAATGCCGCCTCCGCCTGCGCCGTCGGCCTCGTGAAGGTCGCGGGCGGCCGCGTCGTCGACCGCTGGTCGACGCTCATCCGCCCGCCCGCACCGTTCGACGAGTTCTGGGAGTGGAACGTGCGCATCCACGGCATCGAGGCCGCCGACGTCGTCGGTGCGCCGGAGTGGCCCGAGGTGCAGGCGCGCATCCTGGCGTTCGGCGACGGCGACGTCTACGTCGCGCACAACGCGGGCTTCGACCGCGGCGTCATGCGCGCGGCGGCGAAGGCCGCGCACCTGGCGGTGCCCGAGATGCGCTGGACCGACTCGCTGCGCATCGCGCGGAAGACCTACCACCTCGACTCCTACCGGCTGCCGGTGGCGGCGATGGCGGCGGGCTTCGAGGACTTCGAGCACCACGACGCCGCGGGCGACGCCGCCGCGTGCGCCGCGATCGTCGTGCACGCGGCCGCGCGCCACGAGTGCGACGGCATCGAGGCGCTCGTGCAGCGCTGCACCTCTGCGATCCACGAGATCGGCGAGCGGCACGAGGCCGTCGCCGAGCTCGCCGCCGCCCGCCGCGCCGCCGAGCGCGAGCGGCCCTGGTGGCAGTAG
- a CDS encoding DUF3515 family protein codes for MPRNRPLLVVAAAALALAGCAPVVNLPAAEDAADPGCASVVVSLPEELGAESLPEPLERRDTSSQGSAAYGDPASVTLRCGMPEPAPSTERCITVGEVDWLLLGQEDDVWTLVSYGRSPATEVIIDTKVTSSSSALEAISPAVARTELVRSCE; via the coding sequence GTGCCCCGCAACCGCCCGCTCCTCGTCGTCGCGGCCGCGGCGCTCGCGCTCGCGGGCTGCGCGCCGGTCGTGAACCTGCCCGCCGCCGAGGACGCCGCCGACCCCGGCTGCGCCTCCGTCGTCGTCTCGCTGCCGGAGGAGCTGGGGGCCGAGTCGCTGCCGGAGCCGCTCGAGCGCCGCGACACCTCCTCGCAGGGCTCCGCCGCGTACGGCGACCCCGCCTCGGTCACGCTGCGCTGCGGCATGCCCGAGCCCGCGCCCTCGACCGAGCGCTGCATCACCGTCGGCGAGGTCGACTGGCTGCTGCTGGGGCAGGAGGACGACGTCTGGACGCTCGTGAGCTACGGCCGCTCCCCCGCGACCGAGGTGATCATCGACACGAAGGTGACGAGCTCGTCGTCGGCGCTCGAGGCGATCTCGCCCGCGGTCGCGCGCACCGAGCTCGTGCGCTCCTGCGAGTAG
- the rsmD gene encoding 16S rRNA (guanine(966)-N(2))-methyltransferase RsmD: MTRIIAGLAGGVRLRVPLAGTRPTSERVREALFGALDARGLCDGARVLDLYAGSGALGLEAASRGAESVVLVERDRAAAKVAERNAEAVAQAGAVRALVEAVAVAPFLARTGRRFDLVLVDPPYDLPQAELEGALAALAPALDHPATVVVERSRRSAPLALPGDLEVEREKAYGDTIVLSLATRGTARDADPVAAAETPPAAEAGAP, from the coding sequence ATGACGCGCATCATCGCCGGGCTCGCGGGCGGCGTCCGCCTCCGCGTGCCCCTCGCGGGCACCCGCCCCACGTCGGAGCGCGTCCGCGAGGCGCTCTTCGGCGCCCTCGATGCGCGCGGCCTCTGCGACGGCGCGCGGGTGCTCGACCTCTACGCGGGCTCCGGCGCGCTCGGCCTCGAGGCCGCGAGCCGCGGCGCGGAGTCGGTGGTGCTCGTCGAGCGCGACCGCGCGGCCGCGAAGGTCGCCGAGCGCAACGCCGAGGCCGTCGCGCAGGCGGGCGCGGTCCGCGCCCTCGTCGAGGCGGTCGCGGTCGCGCCCTTCCTCGCGCGCACGGGGCGCCGCTTCGACCTCGTGCTCGTCGACCCTCCCTACGACCTCCCGCAGGCCGAGCTCGAGGGGGCGCTCGCCGCCCTCGCGCCCGCGCTCGACCACCCGGCGACGGTCGTGGTGGAGCGCTCGCGACGCTCGGCGCCGCTCGCCCTGCCGGGCGACCTGGAGGTCGAGCGCGAGAAGGCCTACGGCGACACGATCGTGCTCTCCCTCGCCACCCGCGGCACGGCGCGCGACGCCGATCCCGTCGCCGCGGCCGAGACGCCGCCGGCGGCCGAGGCGGGCGCACCGTGA